From a region of the Triticum aestivum cultivar Chinese Spring chromosome 7D, IWGSC CS RefSeq v2.1, whole genome shotgun sequence genome:
- the LOC123165556 gene encoding fatty-acid-binding protein 2, translated as MKHNRLIFANIGHAGGYMYQYPPEFPMSHDLGLSLVTHLGRLLGSSLQHRREICSSGNVKAQEAFICLRKFARAFFFWFSRAYDPKSPHGFSHIKRVTSGVQNLVGSQFGSLKEGHAVQLLLARLAQATVGRMWNDIERQHASNLLTMAGFAAIVPPFENISPKMLAELMAFGNVDGYINMPADQSCLEGKRLSCSSVAVPTTIFQEDAVEPKTGIKFPAFLEDDSCPATTVLVGVGFKGMKIMRVKNLNLYAFGLYMQPNTICEKLGPKYASVPTTNLKDDPDFYNDLLRENLHIRVRLVVNYKGLSIGAVRDVFEKSLGLRLRKINPNTDYHCLKTFASYFTKDIPIPAGTKIDFCQTSDGQLITKIDGRQISAVQSKDLCRAFFDMYIGDSPVSLEAKREVARNVAGLMGRCGG; from the exons ATGAAGCACAATCGGTTAATTTTCGCCAATATTGGTCATGCTGGGGGATACATGTACCAGTATCCACCAGAGTTTCCAATGTCCCATGATCTTGGGCTGAGTTTGGTAACACATCTCGGAAGATTGTTGGGGAGTTCTTTGCAACATCGCAGGGAGATCTGTTCTTCAGGAAATGTGAAGGCTCAGGAAGCATTCATCTGCCTCAGGAAGTTTGCCAGAGCTTTCTTCTTCTGGTTTTCTAGAGCATATGACCCCAAGAGTCCCCACGGGTTTTCACATATAAAGCGAGTGACTTCTGGTGTGCAAAATTTGGTGGGATCGCAGTTTGGTTCTCTAAAAGAAGGGCATGCTGTACAGCTGTTGTTAGCCAGACTTGCACAGGCAACCGTTGGACGAATGTGGAATGACATTGAGCGGCAACATGCCAGCAATCTTCTTACTATGGCTGGTTTTGCTGCTATCGTACCACCATTTGAAAACAT ATCTCCGAAGATGCTTGCAGAGTTGATGGCGTTTGGAAATGTTGATGGTTATATCAACATGCCAGCAGACCAGTCTTGTTTGGAGGGAAAACGCTTAAGTTGTTCTTCTGTTGCTGTGCCAACTACGATCTTTCAGGAAGATGCAGTTGAACCAAAAACTGGAATCAAGTTCCCTGCATTCCTTGAAGATGACTCCTGTCCAGCTACAACG GTCCTTGTTGGGGTGGGTTTCAAAGGCATGAAAATAATGAGGGTCAAAAATTTGAACCTGTACGCTTTTGGTTTAT ATATGCAACCGAATACTATTTGCGAGAAGCTGGGTCCTAAGTATGCTTCAGTTCCAACCACCAATCTGAAGGATGACCCAGATTTCTATAATGATCTTCTGAG GGAAAACCTTCATATTAGAGTCAGGTTGGTAGTCAACTACAAAGGCCTTAGCATTGGTGCAgtgagaga TGTATTCGAGAAGTCACTTGGCCTGCGCTTGCGAAAG ATAAATCCCAACACTGACTATCATTGCTTGAAGACCTTTGCTTCTTACTTCACTAAAGATATCCCTATACCTGCT GGCACAAAGATCGACTTCTGCCAAACGTCTGACGGTCAGCTAATAACAAAAA TTGATGGCAGGCAGATCAGTGCTGTTCAGAGCAAAGACCTTTGCA GGGCTTTCTTCGACATGTACATTGGCGACTCACCCGTCTCGTTAGAGGCCAAAAGGGAAGTCGCCCGGAACGTCGCCGGGCTCATGGGCAGATGCGGCGGGTGA